In a single window of the Rhodamnia argentea isolate NSW1041297 chromosome 2, ASM2092103v1, whole genome shotgun sequence genome:
- the LOC125313813 gene encoding 2S seed storage albumin protein-like, producing MAKLATLAAILGVLLVMSHAVAANRATITTVNIDEPENQRRCGGSCYEQVEMLDHCEQLFEDVIQGGSRYGYGGYGGGRYGGGYDQCSGQQLRQSRHFEPCCNELRRMDDECRCQGLREVIREQMGGYGGRGSQDEVRRCARNLQNMCGLGQSCYNEAMLNEAVKA from the exons ATGGCGAAGCTTGCGACCCTAGCAGCGATCCTCGGAGTCCTCCTGGTGATGTCCCATGCCGTGGCAGCCAACCGTGCCACCATAACCACGGTGAACATCGACGAGCCCGAGAACCAAAGGCGCTGTGGCGGGAGCTGCTACGAGCAGGTCGAGATGCTTGACCACTGCGAGCAGCTCTTCGAGGACGTGATCCAGGGAGGCAGCCGGTACGGCTATGGCGGGTACGGAGGTGGTCGGTATGGCGGCGGCTATG ACCAGTGCTCTGGCCAGCAGTTGAGGCAGTCGAGGCACTTCGAGCCGTGCTGCAATGAGCTGAGGCGGATGGACGATGAGTGCCGGTGCCAGGGACTAAGGGAGGTGATCAGAGAGCAGATGGGCGGGTACGGAGGACGGGGATCGCAAGACGAGGTGAGGAGGTGCGCGAGGAACCTGCAGAACATGTGTGGGCTTGGTCAGTCCTGTTACAACGAGGCCATGTTGAATGAAGCAGTCAAGGCTTGA
- the LOC115749923 gene encoding protein N-terminal glutamine amidohydrolase-like — MTTRERDRDRELLIPVSALPENGGSKSLSPSSSPPLLWHPRIITPVEREKATPLLWCGIRTLPSSFLLPWLSMFQKLHDPGFSCSPSIRGMAPMTKLENTSICLSGVNEIKSRSRRHMKEPDGTRQAQPPANDPIVAEDGTVHNLNENIEIRAADAVENVDNEVINTI; from the exons ATGACGACGAGAGAGAGGGATAGGGATCGCGAGCTGTTGATTCCCGTCTCCGCCCTCCCCGAGAATGGGGGCTCCAAGTCCTTGTCTCCGTCGTCCTCGCCTCCATTGTTGTGGCACCCTCGTATCATCACTCCGGTCGagag AGAAAAAGCGACTCCTCTGTTGTGGTGTGGGATCCGGACTCTGCCCTCGAGTTTCCTTCTCCCTTGGCTTTCTATGTTTCAGAAACTACACGACCCTGGTTTCAGCTGTTCCCCGAGTATTAGAGGCAT GGCTCCAATGACAAAACTAGAAAACACTAGCATATGCCTTTCTGGAGTTAATGAGATAAAATCGAGGTCAAG AAGACATATGAAAGAGCCCGATGGGACTCGGCAAGCTCAACCTCCAGCAAATGATCCAATTGTTGCTGAAG ATGGGACAGTGCAcaatttgaatgaaaacattgaGATTAGAGCTGCAGATGCTGTTGAAAATGTGGACAACGAGGTGATTAATACAATCTGA